One genomic region from Paraburkholderia azotifigens encodes:
- the waaC gene encoding lipopolysaccharide heptosyltransferase I — protein sequence MKRILIVKVTSMGDVIQAQPIVSDLKRAFPGVAVDWAVDESFAEIARWNPGIDRVLCAPLRRFKKARRWADFKAIAESIGELRAHPYDVVVDIHGVYKSAIIAFLSRSRRRLGYRNKDLGERGAAFAYTGRFVPPRDRNAWNGMRETVSTALGYPLDTPPDYNLQIPAPAKPIVDTGGRPLAMLFHAASKDDKKWPAEHWIAVARELVRRGFHVVVPWGSAAERSEGLAIVNEVEGAELLPQLSVTGIAQVIAASDFVIGVDTGFVHLAHALGKRTVMIFIATSRETFGNNVPFRSVSIGDGNSVPPIAEALAAIDHVHADPLALGGKGESVAA from the coding sequence ATGAAGCGAATTCTTATCGTCAAAGTCACCTCGATGGGCGACGTAATACAGGCGCAGCCGATCGTCTCTGATCTGAAGCGCGCGTTCCCCGGCGTCGCGGTCGACTGGGCGGTGGACGAGTCATTTGCCGAGATCGCGCGCTGGAATCCCGGCATCGACCGCGTGCTGTGCGCGCCCTTGCGCCGCTTCAAGAAAGCGCGCCGCTGGGCCGATTTCAAGGCGATCGCGGAGTCCATCGGCGAACTGCGCGCACACCCGTATGACGTCGTCGTCGACATCCACGGCGTCTACAAGAGCGCGATCATCGCGTTCCTTTCGCGTTCGCGGCGCCGCCTCGGCTATCGCAACAAGGATCTCGGCGAGCGCGGTGCTGCGTTCGCGTACACCGGGCGGTTCGTGCCGCCGCGCGACCGCAATGCCTGGAACGGCATGCGGGAAACCGTCAGCACGGCGCTAGGCTATCCGCTCGACACGCCGCCGGACTACAACCTGCAGATTCCCGCGCCCGCGAAACCGATCGTCGACACGGGAGGGCGGCCACTCGCGATGCTGTTTCATGCCGCCTCCAAGGACGACAAGAAGTGGCCGGCGGAACACTGGATCGCCGTCGCACGGGAGCTGGTGCGGCGCGGCTTTCATGTGGTCGTGCCGTGGGGCTCGGCTGCCGAGCGCAGCGAGGGGCTGGCGATCGTCAACGAAGTAGAAGGCGCAGAGCTGCTGCCGCAACTGAGCGTGACAGGGATTGCCCAGGTGATCGCGGCGTCGGACTTCGTGATCGGCGTCGATACGGGGTTCGTCCATCTGGCGCACGCGCTCGGCAAGCGAACCGTGATGATCTTTATCGCCACGTCGCGCGAAACGTTTGGGAATAACGTGCCGTTCCGCTCGGTTTCGATTGGGGACGGGAATTCCGTGCCGCCTATTGCCGAGGCGCTGGCCGCAATCGACCATGTGCACGCCGACCCGCTGGCGCTCGGAGGCAAGGGCGAGTCGGTGGCAGCCTGA
- a CDS encoding chloride channel protein encodes MSRTPLLSSSIGRRMRRLWRQYGVFWLGAIAVGLTAVFYARLIDFGYNAFLDLQKQHRWLTLLLTPTVAALSAWLTRRFFRGAEGSGIPQVIATLHSNTSAAGARLLTFPILLGKILVSFLAILGGFTIGREGPTVQVGAALMFNLRRLYPRSNALIERQLVLAGAAAGLSAAFNTPLAGIVFAIEELTRSFEARTSGVLITAIIIAGIIALGLNGNYTYFGTIDIGADFPRLLAVAVVITGIVTGIAGGIFGWLLLNTERWIPERLRRLNSERPVAFAALCGLAIAAIGLVSGGTTFGSGYSEARGLLYGTEHLSVFYPLLKMASMIGSYLPGIPGGIFAPSLSIGAGFGNVLHMIFSDMQLPMLIALAMVGYLAAVTQSPITSFVIVMEMINGHALVISLMATALVSSRISSVFAPPLYEALSRRYLDAAASTREATVSAAEDSSGDNEAESPRDDPLATRGEAKE; translated from the coding sequence ATGTCACGGACACCTCTGCTGTCCTCGAGCATCGGCCGGCGCATGCGGCGTCTGTGGCGCCAGTACGGCGTCTTCTGGCTGGGCGCGATCGCTGTCGGCCTCACGGCCGTCTTTTATGCGCGGCTGATCGATTTCGGCTACAACGCCTTTCTTGATCTGCAGAAGCAGCACCGATGGCTCACGCTGCTGCTGACGCCCACCGTCGCCGCGCTCTCCGCCTGGCTTACGCGGCGCTTCTTTCGCGGCGCCGAAGGCAGCGGCATTCCGCAGGTCATCGCGACGCTGCATTCGAACACGAGCGCAGCGGGTGCACGGCTGCTGACCTTTCCCATCCTGCTCGGCAAGATCCTTGTGTCGTTTCTGGCGATTCTGGGCGGCTTCACGATCGGGCGCGAAGGACCGACCGTGCAGGTCGGCGCAGCGCTGATGTTCAACCTGCGCCGTCTGTACCCGCGCTCGAACGCGCTGATCGAACGGCAACTGGTGCTGGCGGGCGCGGCGGCCGGTCTGTCGGCGGCGTTCAACACGCCGCTTGCAGGCATCGTGTTCGCGATCGAAGAGCTCACGCGCAGCTTCGAGGCGCGCACGAGCGGCGTACTGATCACAGCCATCATCATCGCCGGCATCATCGCGCTCGGCCTGAACGGCAACTACACGTATTTCGGAACGATCGACATCGGCGCGGATTTCCCGAGACTGCTGGCTGTCGCGGTCGTCATCACGGGAATCGTCACGGGGATTGCGGGCGGCATCTTCGGCTGGCTGCTGCTCAACACCGAGCGCTGGATTCCCGAACGGCTGCGCCGCCTCAATAGCGAGCGACCCGTCGCATTCGCCGCGCTGTGCGGTCTCGCCATTGCGGCGATCGGTCTGGTGTCGGGCGGCACGACTTTCGGCAGCGGCTATTCGGAAGCGCGCGGACTGCTCTACGGCACCGAACATCTGTCGGTGTTCTACCCGCTGCTCAAGATGGCGTCGATGATCGGTTCCTATCTGCCCGGCATTCCCGGCGGCATCTTCGCGCCTTCGCTATCGATCGGCGCCGGGTTCGGCAACGTACTGCACATGATCTTCAGCGACATGCAGCTGCCGATGCTGATCGCCCTTGCGATGGTCGGCTATCTGGCCGCCGTCACGCAGTCGCCGATCACGTCGTTCGTGATCGTAATGGAGATGATCAACGGACACGCGCTGGTGATTTCGCTGATGGCGACCGCGCTGGTCTCGAGCCGCATTTCGAGCGTGTTTGCGCCGCCGTTGTACGAGGCGCTGTCGAGGCGATATCTGGATGCTGCCGCATCCACGCGCGAAGCAACGGTTTCGGCTGCAGAAGATTCTTCCGGAGATAACGAAGCAGAAAGCCCTCGCGACGATCCGCTCGCGACGCGCGGCGAAGCAAAGGAGTGA
- a CDS encoding YXWGXW repeat-containing protein — translation MNKSIRLLAVSAVLAMSGLSAAASASAAEVIVVAPGAPPVERFEAVPAPRTGYVWDKGHWRWDHGRYAWVPGHWQAERVGYHWVPGHWVAHGSNWRWVQGHWA, via the coding sequence ATGAACAAGTCGATTCGTCTGCTCGCAGTTTCCGCGGTGCTTGCGATGTCCGGTCTGTCTGCCGCCGCTTCGGCGTCGGCTGCCGAGGTGATCGTCGTGGCGCCGGGCGCGCCGCCCGTCGAGCGCTTCGAGGCCGTGCCCGCGCCGCGCACGGGCTACGTATGGGATAAGGGGCACTGGCGCTGGGACCACGGCCGCTATGCGTGGGTGCCGGGTCACTGGCAGGCCGAGCGCGTCGGTTATCACTGGGTGCCGGGCCACTGGGTCGCGCACGGTTCGAACTGGCGCTGGGTTCAGGGCCATTGGGCCTGA
- the minE gene encoding cell division topological specificity factor MinE codes for MSILSFLLGEKKKSASIAKERLQLIIAHERVGGKAPADYLPALQRELVAVISKYVKISDDDIRVNLERHDDLEVLEVKIEIPQA; via the coding sequence ATGTCGATTCTTTCGTTTTTGCTGGGCGAGAAAAAGAAGTCCGCGTCGATAGCGAAGGAACGCCTGCAGCTGATCATCGCGCATGAGCGCGTCGGCGGCAAAGCGCCCGCCGATTATCTGCCCGCGTTGCAACGTGAACTCGTCGCCGTGATTTCGAAGTACGTGAAAATCTCGGACGACGATATCCGCGTGAATCTCGAACGTCACGACGACCTCGAAGTGCTCGAGGTCAAGATCGAGATCCCGCAGGCCTGA
- the minD gene encoding septum site-determining protein MinD — protein MAKIIVVTSGKGGVGKTTTSASFASALALRGSKTAVIDFDVGLRNLDLIMGCERRVVYDLINVIQGEANLNQALIKDKKCENLFILPASQTRDKDALTMEGVEKVINDLIAMDFEYIVCDSPAGIESGALLAMHFADEALIVTNPEVSSVRDSDRILGILSSKTKRAIEGKDPIKEHLLITRYNPKRVSEGEMLSLTDIQEILRIDLIGVIPESEAVLHASNQGLPAVHLDGTDVAEAYKDVVSRFLGEQKSLRFTDYQKPGLLQRLFGTK, from the coding sequence ATGGCAAAAATCATTGTGGTGACTTCGGGCAAGGGTGGCGTAGGCAAGACGACCACGAGCGCGAGCTTCGCGTCCGCTCTCGCGTTGCGCGGCTCGAAAACGGCGGTGATCGACTTCGACGTCGGTCTGCGCAATCTCGATCTCATCATGGGCTGCGAGCGTCGCGTGGTGTACGACCTGATCAACGTGATCCAGGGCGAAGCCAATCTGAATCAGGCGCTCATCAAGGACAAGAAGTGCGAGAACCTGTTCATCCTGCCCGCCTCGCAGACGCGCGATAAAGACGCGCTGACGATGGAAGGCGTCGAAAAGGTCATTAACGACCTGATCGCGATGGACTTCGAGTACATCGTCTGCGATTCGCCGGCAGGCATCGAGTCGGGCGCGCTGCTTGCCATGCATTTCGCCGACGAAGCGCTGATCGTGACGAACCCGGAAGTGTCGTCGGTGCGCGACTCGGACCGCATTCTCGGCATCCTGTCGTCGAAGACGAAGCGCGCGATCGAAGGCAAGGACCCGATCAAGGAACACCTGCTGATCACACGCTACAACCCCAAGCGCGTGAGCGAAGGCGAGATGCTGTCGCTGACCGACATCCAGGAAATCCTGCGCATCGACCTGATCGGCGTGATTCCGGAATCGGAAGCCGTGCTGCACGCGTCGAACCAGGGCTTGCCCGCCGTGCACCTCGACGGCACCGATGTCGCCGAAGCATACAAGGACGTGGTGTCGCGCTTCCTCGGCGAGCAGAAGTCGCTGCGCTTTACCGATTACCAGAAGCCGGGCCTGTTGCAGCGCCTCTTCGGCACCAAGTAA
- the minC gene encoding septum site-determining protein MinC, translating into MSPRKSPFFELRSGAVDTLLFVVKTTNLAEMRAELTRRFEATPEFFANDTVAIDVRRLAENERVPLADIAALLGSVRMRPIGVVADSAQHEWANEAGLPLLDARDPRGSKNNGDEAGEDTSGKPGAAAPQAAPQPDTAAQGQLQMQLPIPAQDEGASQTATEPVRIGTSSQTTVVDKPLRSGQRIYAKGDLVVLGMVSNGAEVIAEGNIHIYAPLRGRALAGVHGNHDARIFCTCLEPELISIAGIYRTTENPLPADVLGKPVQIWLDEEKLMIEPLRLT; encoded by the coding sequence ATGTCGCCCAGGAAATCGCCATTCTTTGAACTGCGCAGTGGCGCGGTCGACACGCTGCTGTTTGTCGTCAAGACGACCAACCTCGCTGAAATGCGTGCCGAACTGACCCGGCGCTTCGAGGCGACGCCCGAATTCTTCGCGAACGATACCGTCGCGATCGACGTGCGCCGTCTTGCAGAAAACGAACGTGTGCCGCTCGCGGACATCGCGGCGCTGCTCGGCAGCGTGCGCATGCGTCCCATCGGCGTCGTCGCCGACAGCGCGCAGCACGAATGGGCGAACGAAGCCGGACTGCCGCTGCTCGACGCGCGCGACCCGCGCGGCAGCAAGAACAATGGCGACGAAGCGGGCGAAGACACGTCCGGCAAACCGGGCGCGGCAGCACCACAGGCCGCGCCGCAGCCCGATACAGCAGCGCAAGGCCAGTTGCAGATGCAGTTGCCGATTCCCGCTCAGGATGAAGGCGCGTCCCAGACGGCCACGGAACCCGTGCGCATCGGCACCTCGTCGCAGACGACGGTGGTCGACAAGCCGCTGCGTTCGGGCCAGCGCATCTACGCGAAGGGCGATCTCGTGGTGCTCGGCATGGTGAGCAACGGCGCCGAAGTGATCGCGGAAGGCAACATCCATATTTATGCGCCGTTGCGCGGCCGCGCGCTCGCGGGCGTGCACGGAAATCACGACGCTCGCATTTTCTGCACATGTCTCGAACCGGAACTGATCTCGATCGCGGGCATTTACCGGACGACCGAGAATCCGCTGCCCGCCGACGTACTCGGCAAGCCAGTGCAGATCTGGCTCGACGAAGAAAAACTGATGATCGAACCGCTGCGGCTCACCTGA
- a CDS encoding GNAT family N-acetyltransferase, producing the protein MSLSLTVRRIAADQGAVFRELRTASLREAPYAFGETLEEALSADASTFEETAARHASAAASTSFILYTEGHPAGLIGACFEDAPPHRAFVSELWVAPAVRHLRGGELLVNTASEWLAASGAAEIYAWIADENRNAMRFYERLGFGPTGEHERIPRAPDQFQTLLVRHVPQAAASDDNARG; encoded by the coding sequence ATGAGTCTTTCACTGACCGTTCGCCGCATCGCAGCCGATCAGGGCGCCGTCTTCCGCGAGCTTCGTACGGCTTCGCTTCGCGAAGCGCCTTACGCTTTCGGCGAGACCCTGGAAGAAGCGCTGTCGGCCGATGCGTCCACGTTCGAAGAGACGGCCGCGCGGCACGCCTCGGCGGCGGCGTCGACGTCGTTCATCCTGTACACGGAAGGGCATCCCGCCGGCCTGATCGGCGCGTGCTTCGAAGATGCGCCCCCGCATCGCGCGTTCGTCAGCGAGCTGTGGGTAGCACCCGCCGTGCGGCATCTGCGCGGCGGTGAGTTGCTCGTCAACACGGCCAGCGAGTGGCTCGCGGCCTCCGGTGCCGCCGAAATCTACGCGTGGATCGCCGACGAAAACCGCAACGCCATGCGCTTCTACGAGCGCCTCGGCTTCGGTCCGACGGGCGAGCACGAGCGCATTCCGCGCGCGCCCGACCAGTTCCAGACGCTGCTCGTGCGCCACGTGCCGCAAGCGGCTGCATCGGACGATAACGCTCGCGGGTAG
- the map gene encoding type I methionyl aminopeptidase: MAITYKTPEDIARLRISGRLAADVLAMIGEHVKPGVSTGELDAICHDYIVNTQKAIAANVGYMGFPKTVCTSVNSVVCHGIPDRSEVLKDGDIINIDVAVIKDGYFGDTSRMYTVGQPSTVAQQLIDTTYEAMLEGIRQVKPGATLGDVGHAIQKIAQREGFSIVRDYCGHGIGKVYHEDPQVLHYGQPGQGVRLKPGMVFTIEPMINAGRAGTTVMRDGWTVVTKDRSLSAQWEHMVAVTDDGYELLTPWPDGTGPYDAP; the protein is encoded by the coding sequence ATGGCCATCACCTACAAGACTCCAGAAGACATCGCCCGCCTGCGCATCTCGGGCCGGCTCGCCGCCGACGTGCTCGCCATGATCGGCGAACACGTGAAGCCCGGCGTCTCGACAGGCGAACTCGACGCGATCTGCCACGACTACATCGTCAACACGCAGAAAGCGATTGCCGCGAACGTCGGCTACATGGGCTTTCCGAAAACGGTCTGCACATCCGTCAATTCCGTCGTCTGTCACGGCATCCCGGACCGCAGCGAGGTGCTCAAGGACGGCGACATCATCAACATCGACGTCGCCGTCATCAAGGACGGCTACTTCGGCGACACCAGCCGCATGTACACGGTCGGCCAGCCGAGCACCGTCGCGCAGCAGCTGATCGACACGACCTATGAGGCGATGCTCGAAGGTATTCGCCAGGTGAAGCCGGGCGCGACGCTCGGCGACGTAGGCCATGCGATCCAGAAGATCGCGCAGCGCGAGGGCTTTTCGATCGTGCGCGACTACTGCGGGCACGGCATCGGCAAGGTCTATCACGAAGATCCGCAGGTGCTGCACTACGGCCAGCCGGGGCAGGGCGTGCGCCTGAAGCCGGGCATGGTGTTCACGATCGAACCGATGATCAACGCGGGCCGCGCCGGCACGACGGTGATGCGCGACGGCTGGACGGTCGTCACCAAAGACCGTTCGCTGTCCGCGCAGTGGGAGCACATGGTCGCCGTCACCGACGACGGCTACGAGCTGCTCACGCCGTGGCCCGACGGCACGGGGCCCTACGACGCGCCGTGA
- a CDS encoding fimbrial protein, with the protein MKKITFPLIVAAMGLAASAAHAAPASNGGVVTINGQLTANTCTVSGNGQGQNFTVTLPTLAASALSAAGSSAGSTGFNIALSSCTPATGNVHTFWEYGANTLSDGNLLNNGTATKVEVQLVDYNGSQKVINASKADGSQNSQSVAIATGSANLQYAAQYVSPAGGATAGSVTTNVTYSMVYQ; encoded by the coding sequence ATGAAAAAAATCACTTTCCCCCTGATCGTCGCAGCAATGGGTCTCGCGGCTTCGGCGGCGCACGCAGCGCCCGCCAGCAACGGCGGCGTCGTGACGATCAACGGTCAGCTCACGGCAAACACGTGCACCGTGAGCGGCAACGGCCAGGGTCAAAACTTCACCGTGACGCTGCCGACACTCGCCGCATCGGCGCTGTCGGCTGCCGGTTCGTCGGCCGGTTCGACGGGCTTCAACATCGCTCTGTCGAGCTGCACGCCTGCAACGGGCAATGTGCACACGTTCTGGGAATACGGCGCGAACACGCTGAGCGACGGCAACCTGCTCAACAATGGCACGGCCACGAAGGTTGAAGTCCAGCTGGTCGACTACAACGGCAGCCAGAAGGTCATCAACGCCAGCAAGGCTGACGGCTCACAAAACTCGCAGTCGGTCGCCATCGCGACGGGCAGCGCAAACCTCCAGTACGCCGCGCAATATGTGTCGCCGGCTGGCGGCGCAACGGCGGGCAGCGTGACGACCAACGTCACTTACTCGATGGTCTACCAGTAA
- a CDS encoding fimbria/pilus periplasmic chaperone, which produces MNIRKLLKCAMAAGVLAIGAMLPFATQASVVIAGTRVVYNATDSEVTLKLSNVGKSPALSQVWLDKGDLTADPGKLDLPFVLTPPLARIDPDKSQTIRIAYTGEAMPTDRETLLWFNLLEVPPKPTAAQAGANYVQLAFRSRLKFFFRPAGLPGKADDAPEKLTWRIGTQEGKPALLVSNPTPYHVTIIEAHVGEGANAPKFDEGGMVAPGASLALPLSGAPGAGGKVSFTTLNDYGGPMKHESALQ; this is translated from the coding sequence ATGAATATCCGAAAACTTCTTAAGTGTGCGATGGCTGCCGGCGTACTGGCCATCGGTGCGATGCTGCCCTTCGCGACACAGGCATCCGTCGTCATCGCGGGTACGCGCGTGGTCTACAACGCGACGGATAGCGAAGTGACGCTCAAGCTTTCCAACGTGGGCAAATCGCCCGCGCTTAGCCAGGTGTGGCTCGATAAGGGCGACCTCACCGCCGATCCGGGCAAGCTCGATTTGCCATTCGTCCTGACACCGCCGCTCGCGCGCATCGACCCGGACAAGTCCCAGACAATCCGTATTGCCTATACGGGCGAAGCGATGCCGACGGATCGCGAAACGCTCCTCTGGTTCAACCTGCTCGAGGTGCCGCCCAAGCCCACGGCTGCCCAGGCGGGCGCGAACTACGTGCAACTGGCATTCCGCTCGCGCCTCAAGTTCTTCTTCCGTCCAGCGGGGCTGCCCGGCAAGGCCGATGACGCACCGGAAAAGCTCACCTGGCGCATCGGCACGCAGGAAGGCAAGCCAGCGTTGCTCGTTTCGAATCCGACGCCCTATCACGTCACGATCATCGAAGCCCACGTCGGCGAAGGCGCCAACGCGCCGAAGTTCGACGAAGGCGGCATGGTCGCGCCGGGCGCCAGTCTCGCGCTGCCGCTGTCGGGCGCGCCGGGCGCCGGCGGCAAGGTGTCGTTCACCACGCTGAACGATTACGGCGGCCCGATGAAGCACGAATCGGCGCTGCAATGA
- a CDS encoding fimbria/pilus outer membrane usher protein: MKNSNPKYISTRAYANPLRLSQASLAVLLAFSAAHAHADALSVLDGGVPAEPVTAADAERAAPPASADTHALSNAIGMVTGHGVRSAAPANPAPIALTVAAAAPESVEFNSQFLTGTSAANVDISRFDKGNAALPGHYRAALYVNGVWIGVTDVNLHEVGGQKRAAQPVFDRDLLTRVGVDLTRLPEAARARLDAAANGGALALLPELIPQATATFDMGEQRLDVSVPQAMMSRNARGWVDPKFWDDGVPAATLQYNANVYHTNGAGLATTQGYLGLTAGANFGPWRLRYNGNVTSATGAGTHVQSMQTYLQRSFEPIKSQLTLGDSYTDGTIFDSIGVRGVQLATDDRMYPESQRGYAPTVRGIANSNAKVEVRQNGNIIYTTTVAPGAFEINDLYPTGYGGDLDVVVTEADGSQHVSKVPYAAPVNALREGRWRYNVAAGQYRNTSAHNHPFVFEAGVQRGVSNFVTLYGGVAAAEGYLSGALGAAIDTPVGAFGLDVTQANSSFRNMPGRSGQSLRISYSRLFAPTNTNLTLAAYRYSTSGFLDLPDAMNQRDLALRGIGNTNTGVQKGRLQLTLNQNLGAWGSVYASGFTQNYWNKSNRDTSYSVGYNTNFRRVGVGVSASRELDVNTARWDNRVMLNLSIPLDLGTKVANTMTSFMHDSRDNSTQIQETFTGAAGTDNELSYGVTAGYDSGSEHGGSINANAGYLSRFTQLRGNAGYSNGYAQAGGGMSGTVVAYPGGVALTPQTGDTFAVIEAKDAAGARVATAPGVRVDGLGHAVVAGMEPYSLNTVEIDTKGLPMGVELKSTEQHFAPTAGAVVRVKFDTEDRGQAVVMRLRRPNGETVPFGADVLDDKGNNIGTISQGSRAMFYSKGTANDLVVKWGEGVGQSCKVRYTMPVAQKGKAAATVFADAVCQ, from the coding sequence ATGAAGAATAGCAATCCGAAATACATTTCCACGCGTGCTTACGCCAATCCGCTGCGTCTGAGCCAGGCGAGCCTCGCTGTGCTGCTCGCCTTCAGCGCAGCACATGCTCATGCAGACGCTCTGTCCGTCCTCGATGGCGGCGTCCCGGCCGAACCCGTCACAGCAGCCGACGCCGAGCGTGCTGCGCCGCCCGCTTCCGCCGACACGCATGCGCTGTCGAACGCCATCGGCATGGTGACCGGGCATGGGGTGCGCTCTGCCGCACCGGCGAACCCCGCTCCCATCGCACTGACCGTCGCGGCCGCCGCGCCCGAATCCGTCGAGTTCAATTCGCAGTTCCTGACGGGCACCAGCGCGGCAAACGTCGACATTTCCCGCTTCGACAAAGGCAACGCCGCGCTGCCAGGCCACTATCGCGCGGCGCTTTACGTGAACGGCGTGTGGATCGGCGTCACCGACGTCAACCTGCACGAAGTGGGCGGCCAGAAACGCGCGGCGCAGCCCGTGTTCGACCGCGACCTGCTGACGCGCGTCGGCGTGGATCTCACGCGTCTGCCGGAAGCGGCACGCGCCAGGCTCGACGCCGCCGCCAATGGTGGCGCGCTCGCGCTGTTGCCGGAACTCATCCCGCAGGCGACGGCGACCTTCGACATGGGCGAGCAGCGTCTCGACGTGAGCGTTCCGCAGGCCATGATGAGCCGCAACGCGCGCGGCTGGGTCGATCCAAAGTTCTGGGATGACGGCGTGCCCGCTGCGACGCTCCAGTACAACGCCAACGTCTACCACACCAATGGCGCGGGTCTCGCGACGACGCAGGGCTATCTCGGCCTGACAGCGGGCGCGAACTTCGGCCCGTGGCGCTTGCGCTACAACGGCAACGTCACCAGCGCGACGGGCGCGGGCACGCATGTGCAGAGCATGCAGACCTACCTGCAGCGCTCGTTCGAGCCCATCAAGAGCCAGTTGACGCTCGGCGATTCGTACACGGACGGCACGATCTTCGACAGTATCGGCGTGCGCGGCGTGCAACTGGCCACCGACGACCGCATGTATCCCGAATCGCAGCGCGGCTATGCGCCGACCGTACGCGGCATCGCGAACAGCAACGCGAAAGTCGAGGTCCGGCAGAACGGCAACATCATCTACACGACGACGGTTGCGCCGGGCGCGTTCGAGATCAACGATCTGTACCCGACGGGCTACGGCGGCGATCTCGACGTCGTCGTGACGGAAGCGGACGGCAGCCAGCACGTGTCGAAGGTGCCGTATGCGGCGCCCGTCAACGCGCTGCGCGAAGGCCGCTGGCGTTACAACGTCGCAGCCGGCCAGTACCGCAATACGAGCGCGCACAACCATCCGTTCGTCTTCGAAGCCGGCGTGCAGCGTGGCGTCAGCAACTTCGTCACGCTGTACGGCGGTGTGGCCGCCGCTGAGGGCTATCTGTCGGGCGCACTCGGCGCGGCGATCGACACGCCCGTCGGCGCGTTCGGCCTCGACGTCACGCAGGCGAACAGCAGTTTCCGGAACATGCCGGGCCGCAGCGGGCAGAGCTTGCGCATTTCGTATTCGCGCCTGTTCGCGCCGACGAACACCAACCTGACGCTGGCCGCGTACCGGTACTCGACGAGCGGCTTCCTGGATCTGCCCGACGCGATGAACCAGCGCGATCTCGCGCTGCGCGGCATCGGCAATACGAACACCGGCGTGCAAAAGGGCCGGCTTCAGCTGACGCTCAACCAGAATCTGGGTGCGTGGGGCTCCGTCTACGCGTCCGGCTTCACGCAGAACTACTGGAACAAGTCGAATCGCGATACCTCGTACTCGGTCGGCTACAACACGAATTTCCGTCGAGTCGGCGTGGGCGTATCGGCGTCGCGCGAACTCGACGTGAATACCGCGCGTTGGGACAACCGCGTGATGCTGAACCTCAGCATTCCGCTCGACCTCGGCACGAAGGTCGCCAATACGATGACGAGCTTCATGCACGATTCGCGCGACAACAGCACGCAGATTCAGGAAACGTTCACGGGCGCCGCGGGCACCGACAACGAACTGAGCTACGGCGTCACGGCGGGCTATGACTCGGGCAGCGAGCACGGCGGCAGCATCAACGCGAACGCGGGCTATCTGAGCCGGTTCACGCAGTTGCGCGGAAACGCCGGGTACTCCAACGGCTATGCGCAGGCGGGGGGCGGTATGTCGGGCACGGTCGTCGCCTACCCGGGCGGCGTCGCGCTGACGCCGCAAACGGGCGACACGTTCGCGGTCATCGAGGCGAAGGACGCGGCGGGCGCGCGCGTGGCGACGGCGCCGGGCGTGCGTGTCGACGGGCTGGGGCATGCCGTCGTCGCGGGCATGGAACCGTACTCGCTGAACACCGTCGAGATCGACACCAAAGGCCTGCCGATGGGCGTCGAACTGAAGAGCACCGAGCAGCATTTCGCGCCGACGGCGGGCGCCGTGGTACGCGTGAAGTTCGATACCGAGGATCGCGGCCAGGCGGTCGTGATGCGCCTGCGCCGTCCGAACGGAGAAACGGTGCCGTTCGGCGCCGATGTGCTGGACGACAAGGGCAACAACATCGGCACCATCAGCCAGGGCAGCCGCGCGATGTTCTACAGCAAAGGCACCGCGAATGATCTTGTCGTGAAGTGGGGCGAAGGCGTGGGGCAAAGCTGCAAGGTGCGCTACACGATGCCCGTCGCGCAAAAGGGCAAGGCGGCGGCGACGGTGTTTGCGGATGCTGTCTGCCAGTGA